The Brasilonema sennae CENA114 genome includes a region encoding these proteins:
- a CDS encoding chloride channel protein, protein MSLTIQTTESNPIVEGFAQTRQLTYQQTILCSVVIGIAGGLVATAYYYVLEACLHFVWHTLPDFITPKFPIGFSPQNYIWIVTTIGGLLVGLTLRFMGLPGEVSMVVDKVHDPGLIEIRQTPAMIVASLFSITAGGSAGPEAPLVQIIGSFGGWLGKKLKVTLVSARVLTFCGMSAALGAFFGAPVGGALFALEIPHRRGLEYYEALIPAILSAILSFFVFRLNTGLEIGAIYHFGAVPTLELINLVEGAILGVLGALVAILFVVLFRSIGHFSEHIRHHIILLATLGGLSIGLIALVFPQTLFFGEKEIETIVETGSQLGMTMLLMIAFAKMLAICCTLHSGFRGGFIFPLFYVGAAVGFAVSLGVPQIHPTIAMICMMAAVNVAITKTPISTTVILSVLSGTAMIPVIAIASFVSFLLTIQVSLIKTQRSRSFLE, encoded by the coding sequence TTGTCACTGACAATTCAAACCACGGAGTCTAACCCCATAGTTGAAGGCTTTGCCCAAACTCGTCAACTCACTTACCAGCAAACAATTCTCTGTTCAGTAGTAATCGGGATTGCTGGAGGGTTGGTTGCAACGGCTTACTACTATGTGCTAGAAGCCTGCTTGCATTTTGTATGGCATACCTTACCGGACTTTATCACCCCAAAATTTCCAATTGGGTTTTCACCTCAGAACTATATCTGGATTGTGACTACAATTGGTGGCTTGCTGGTTGGTTTAACCCTCCGCTTTATGGGACTTCCTGGTGAAGTTTCAATGGTAGTTGACAAAGTACACGATCCAGGGCTGATTGAGATCCGTCAAACCCCAGCAATGATTGTTGCCTCTTTATTCTCTATCACTGCAGGGGGTAGTGCGGGACCTGAAGCGCCCTTGGTACAAATCATTGGTAGTTTTGGTGGTTGGCTAGGTAAAAAGCTTAAAGTGACGCTAGTTTCAGCCCGCGTATTGACTTTTTGTGGTATGAGTGCTGCCCTTGGTGCCTTCTTTGGTGCGCCTGTTGGTGGTGCCCTCTTCGCTTTGGAAATTCCTCATCGACGAGGACTGGAATACTATGAAGCACTCATTCCCGCTATCTTGAGCGCAATTCTCAGCTTTTTTGTGTTTCGACTGAATACGGGGCTGGAGATTGGTGCCATATACCACTTTGGGGCTGTTCCTACACTTGAGTTGATAAATCTGGTTGAGGGCGCAATCCTTGGAGTCTTAGGTGCGTTAGTTGCCATTCTCTTTGTTGTTCTTTTCCGCAGCATCGGACACTTTAGCGAGCACATTCGCCACCATATCATTCTGCTTGCCACGCTAGGAGGCTTATCAATTGGGCTGATTGCTTTGGTGTTTCCTCAAACTCTGTTTTTTGGTGAAAAAGAAATTGAAACTATCGTAGAGACAGGTTCACAGCTTGGGATGACGATGTTGCTGATGATTGCCTTTGCTAAGATGCTGGCTATCTGTTGCACCCTCCACTCCGGTTTCCGAGGAGGATTCATTTTCCCTTTATTTTATGTTGGCGCAGCAGTAGGCTTTGCTGTCTCTCTGGGTGTTCCACAAATCCATCCAACAATTGCCATGATCTGCATGATGGCAGCGGTAAATGTGGCAATTACAAAAACACCAATCAGCACGACGGTGATTTTGAGCGTACTTTCTGGCACGGCAATGATACCAGTGATTGCTATTGCTAGTTTTGTCAGCTTCCTCTTGACTATACAAGTTTCTTTGATTAAGACTCAGCGATCGCGCAGTTTTCTAGAATAA
- the hpsP gene encoding hormogonium polysaccharide biosynthesis glycosyltransferase HpsP, protein MQVLQIIPSISLIYGGPSQMILGLAPALARQGVEVTVLTTDSNGDSGQKPLDVPLSCPIEQDGYKIIYFRCAPFRRYKFSVDLLRWLNRHASEFNLAHIHALFSPVSSFAATICHRQKLPYILRPLGTLDPADLRKKKQLKQLYAAILERPNLAAAAAIHFTSTQEAKVSERFGVSTRDLVIPLGVKPIKRVGEAETEEVCRQLGIPEDVPLVLFMSRIDPKKGLNLLLPALEALLAEGLNFHFVLAGTNPQDPSYEEKIKLQIQASELRSHSTITGFVTGELKSTLLQAADIFVLPSYYENFGIAVAEAMAAGTPVVISDQVHICQEVRDSESGWVGATDVSEFTNMLRIALQNPSERQRRGLCAKEYALKNYSWDAIAHQTLEAYNQILSHLDVK, encoded by the coding sequence ATGCAAGTTCTACAGATTATTCCCTCAATTTCACTGATTTACGGTGGTCCTAGTCAAATGATACTAGGACTCGCTCCCGCATTGGCACGGCAAGGAGTGGAAGTTACTGTTCTCACTACTGACAGCAATGGTGATTCTGGGCAAAAACCTTTGGATGTTCCCTTAAGTTGTCCCATCGAACAGGATGGCTATAAGATAATTTATTTTCGTTGTGCCCCTTTTCGTCGCTATAAATTTTCTGTTGACTTACTCAGGTGGTTAAATCGTCATGCAAGTGAGTTTAATTTAGCCCATATTCATGCTCTATTTTCCCCTGTTAGTAGTTTTGCCGCGACTATTTGTCACAGACAAAAACTACCTTACATTTTGCGTCCTCTGGGAACTTTAGATCCTGCTGATTTACGTAAAAAAAAGCAACTGAAACAGCTTTATGCTGCAATTTTAGAACGTCCAAATTTAGCTGCTGCAGCCGCAATTCACTTTACTAGCACTCAGGAAGCCAAGGTGTCAGAAAGATTTGGAGTTTCAACCCGAGATTTGGTGATTCCCTTGGGTGTGAAGCCTATTAAGAGAGTAGGGGAAGCAGAAACAGAAGAGGTGTGTCGTCAGTTAGGTATACCAGAAGATGTGCCTCTAGTGCTGTTTATGTCCCGGATTGATCCAAAAAAAGGTTTGAATCTACTGCTTCCAGCGTTAGAGGCGCTTTTAGCTGAAGGATTAAATTTTCACTTTGTCCTAGCTGGGACTAATCCTCAAGATCCAAGTTATGAAGAAAAGATAAAATTACAAATACAAGCTTCTGAGTTGCGATCGCACTCCACAATCACTGGCTTTGTCACTGGTGAATTAAAATCTACTCTTCTACAAGCTGCTGATATCTTCGTCTTGCCATCCTATTACGAAAATTTTGGTATTGCTGTAGCTGAAGCGATGGCTGCTGGAACACCAGTAGTAATATCAGACCAAGTGCACATTTGTCAAGAAGTGCGTGATAGCGAGTCCGGATGGGTGGGCGCAACAGATGTGTCAGAATTCACTAACATGCTTCGTATAGCATTACAAAATCCTTCGGAACGCCAACGGCGGGGATTGTGTGCTAAAGAGTATGCTCTGAAAAATTATAGTTGGGATGCGATCGCTCATCAAACCCTTGAGGCGTATAATCAAATATTGTCCCACTTAGACGTAAAATAG
- a CDS encoding ADP-ribosylglycohydrolase family protein has translation MRYSLASRFKGTILGAIIGEQIAFSRSKQLQSAGTLKVPSLHWSNMAILYAESLISLGRLETQNWQKPQQQEFTNLKNSYGAILATLPVALFFHDNTVKLRQNLLLATEIWQDDPVVRDGTLAVGYAIARSLTEKLSPQTLISQTISFVGETQTNLPQQLLEVNNLLEHGAGLKTVQSELGKEEKLSNIIALAFYCFVGTIEDFRLSILRSIQDSYSYSAIGAMTGALSGAYNSAVGIPVTWQLMLLQQRPAQDSKLADSSKMVELANAIMAVWSGVYNLASHPDQVKEESGAMTPPLLSLQATAAPHVIRLR, from the coding sequence ATGCGCTATTCTCTCGCAAGTCGGTTTAAAGGCACAATACTCGGGGCAATTATTGGAGAACAAATAGCTTTCAGTCGTAGCAAGCAGTTACAGAGTGCCGGGACGTTGAAAGTACCATCATTGCACTGGAGTAACATGGCTATTTTATATGCTGAAAGTTTGATTTCTTTAGGTAGATTAGAGACACAAAATTGGCAAAAACCTCAACAACAAGAGTTTACGAACTTGAAAAATAGCTATGGAGCTATTCTCGCCACATTGCCAGTGGCGCTATTTTTTCATGACAATACAGTAAAACTGCGACAAAACTTACTGCTGGCGACGGAAATTTGGCAGGATGATCCAGTCGTACGAGATGGAACACTAGCAGTGGGCTATGCGATCGCGAGATCTCTGACAGAAAAACTCTCTCCACAAACCCTAATTTCTCAGACTATCTCTTTTGTTGGGGAAACGCAGACAAACTTGCCACAACAATTATTAGAAGTGAATAATTTGTTAGAACATGGTGCGGGGTTAAAAACGGTACAAAGCGAGTTGGGTAAGGAAGAAAAGTTAAGTAACATCATTGCCTTGGCTTTTTACTGCTTTGTTGGTACCATAGAAGACTTTCGTCTTTCAATTTTGCGATCAATTCAAGATAGTTATAGCTATTCGGCAATAGGTGCCATGACTGGTGCTTTATCAGGAGCATACAACAGTGCAGTTGGTATTCCTGTTACTTGGCAACTTATGCTTCTACAACAGAGACCTGCACAAGACAGCAAACTAGCTGACTCTTCTAAGATGGTAGAATTAGCTAACGCAATTATGGCTGTATGGTCAGGAGTATATAACCTTGCTTCGCATCCAGATCAAGTCAAAGAAGAAAGTGGTGCTATGACACCTCCTCTATTGTCTTTACAGGCAACAGCAGCTCCTCACGTCATTCGGTTACGTTAA
- a CDS encoding glycosyltransferase family 2 protein, translating into MLVFVIPLKSPQASKSWELVTKLFERCIKSVCHQTSSNYRVIVVCHQKPKIEFDHPHLTYIEVDFPPAINEPDTFSRGHTDKGRKILKGLIHAQEFSPSYTMTVDADDCVSKYLAEFVNQNHQNNGWFINKGYKYQNESDVIYVKRRNFYKMCGSCNILRYDLNNLPENPEYNRGYGYYKFYIDHEKVRETLAKDGNHLQPLPFPGAVYIIATGENLYYGTSQLTFSIFNRKTLNPSIREEFNLYPLNL; encoded by the coding sequence ATGCTTGTGTTTGTCATACCCCTGAAAAGTCCGCAAGCCTCTAAATCTTGGGAACTTGTAACCAAGTTATTTGAAAGATGCATCAAATCAGTTTGCCATCAAACTTCCTCAAATTATCGGGTTATTGTTGTTTGCCACCAAAAGCCAAAAATTGAATTTGATCATCCCCATCTTACATATATCGAAGTTGATTTTCCACCTGCAATTAACGAGCCAGATACCTTCTCTAGAGGGCATACCGACAAAGGGCGAAAAATTTTGAAGGGATTAATCCATGCTCAAGAATTTTCCCCATCTTATACTATGACTGTGGATGCTGACGATTGTGTCAGCAAGTATTTAGCAGAATTTGTTAATCAAAATCATCAGAATAATGGTTGGTTTATAAATAAAGGTTACAAATATCAAAACGAAAGTGATGTTATATATGTCAAAAGAAGAAACTTTTATAAAATGTGTGGCTCTTGTAATATTCTCAGGTACGACTTAAATAATCTACCTGAGAATCCAGAATATAACCGTGGATATGGTTACTATAAATTTTATATAGATCATGAAAAAGTCCGAGAAACTTTGGCGAAAGATGGAAATCATCTTCAGCCATTACCGTTTCCTGGTGCAGTTTATATTATTGCCACCGGAGAAAATCTTTATTATGGAACAAGCCAGTTAACATTTAGCATATTTAACCGTAAAACCTTAAACCCATCAATTCGCGAAGAATTTAATTTGTACCCGTTGAATTTATAG
- the hpsL gene encoding hormogonium polysaccharide biosynthesis protein HpsL, translated as MLTAKLKSNKYKKAKKQKGQETPTLSLKERLAQKRKAAQQRKEFTNFLTTAAFGGIFFGILMAFVGGIKAAVPGLLGIVTIALSYKYPRQALFAFLIYVPFAGTITYYLGNSPILQLAKDSFYIPALIGLWQMCRKQRLPLIVPQAIKTPLFILLGICLLTLVFVNGAQQLNPSLTQLLNDTTTEIPIGVGILGLKVLLGYVPLIGCAYYLIRNQRDFLFLSRLQIVLILACCAMGLIQYVLLSKGICQGTRFLEGAAQFKASIEARCYFGGSLIYSPDQGIIRLPGTFVAPWQWGWFLISSIFFAFASGFSDPSRIWRILSLSSMAAVMINAIVSGQRIALALVPLCFVVLLLLTGQIRNLKRFLPIGVGLAMILGFAIVRNPEIFQERTASLNERWEASPPLEFITQQFANVWRNLEPLGHGLGRATNSARVLGSTRLIETYYPKIIYEIGPLGLLGFLALVTTLTIVCFQTYRSIRNPNLRSYAAALWVFILFISYNTYYYPLDVDPIAVYYWFFAGVLLKLPEIDKQERLQQAQVKKKQGKKNRGKGVRERGIEEAGENSF; from the coding sequence ATGCTGACAGCAAAGTTAAAATCCAACAAATACAAAAAAGCAAAAAAACAGAAGGGTCAGGAAACTCCAACTCTTAGCCTCAAAGAACGTTTAGCCCAAAAGCGTAAAGCTGCACAACAGCGCAAAGAATTCACCAATTTTTTAACGACTGCTGCTTTTGGCGGTATCTTCTTTGGCATTCTCATGGCTTTTGTTGGTGGAATTAAGGCAGCAGTTCCAGGTTTATTGGGAATTGTGACTATCGCTTTGTCTTACAAATATCCCCGCCAGGCCCTTTTTGCTTTTCTTATTTACGTGCCGTTTGCGGGTACTATTACTTACTACCTCGGCAATAGTCCCATACTCCAATTAGCAAAAGACTCGTTTTATATTCCAGCGCTGATTGGACTTTGGCAAATGTGTCGAAAACAGCGATTACCCCTAATCGTTCCCCAAGCTATTAAAACTCCACTGTTTATTTTGTTAGGTATATGTTTACTAACACTAGTATTTGTTAATGGAGCGCAGCAGCTTAACCCATCTTTAACTCAATTATTAAACGATACAACAACAGAAATACCCATAGGCGTGGGGATACTCGGTTTAAAAGTCTTGTTGGGCTATGTACCCTTGATTGGTTGCGCTTACTATCTCATTCGCAATCAGCGGGATTTCCTATTTTTATCGCGCCTGCAAATTGTGCTTATATTAGCGTGCTGTGCGATGGGATTAATTCAATACGTATTACTATCGAAGGGGATATGTCAAGGCACAAGATTCTTAGAAGGGGCGGCCCAATTTAAAGCATCAATCGAAGCGCGATGTTACTTTGGTGGTTCTCTGATTTATAGTCCCGATCAAGGGATAATTCGTCTACCAGGAACTTTTGTTGCGCCTTGGCAGTGGGGATGGTTTTTGATTTCCAGTATCTTTTTTGCCTTTGCTTCCGGCTTTAGTGATCCTTCTAGAATCTGGCGGATTCTAAGTTTAAGCTCTATGGCAGCAGTTATGATTAATGCAATTGTCTCCGGGCAAAGGATAGCCTTAGCATTGGTACCTCTGTGCTTCGTAGTTTTGCTATTGCTGACTGGTCAAATTCGCAACCTCAAACGGTTTCTGCCCATAGGAGTGGGACTGGCGATGATTTTGGGATTTGCGATCGTGAGAAACCCTGAGATTTTCCAAGAAAGGACAGCAAGTCTGAATGAACGTTGGGAAGCTTCCCCACCCCTAGAATTTATCACGCAGCAATTTGCGAACGTTTGGAGAAATTTAGAACCACTAGGACATGGGTTAGGGCGTGCCACTAACTCTGCTCGTGTGCTAGGTAGCACCAGACTAATAGAAACTTACTATCCTAAAATAATATATGAAATTGGACCGTTGGGATTACTGGGATTTTTAGCTTTAGTCACGACTTTAACAATCGTGTGTTTCCAGACTTATCGTTCCATCAGAAATCCTAATCTCCGCAGTTACGCAGCTGCTTTGTGGGTGTTCATATTATTTATTAGTTACAACACCTACTATTATCCTCTTGATGTCGATCCAATTGCTGTCTATTACTGGTTCTTTGCTGGAGTGCTGTTAAAATTACCAGAAATAGACAAGCAAGAAAGACTCCAACAAGCGCAGGTAAAAAAGAAACAGGGTAAGAAGAATAGGGGGAAGGGAGTGAGGGAGAGAGGGATAGAGGAAGCAGGGGAGAATAGTTTTTGA
- the hpsO gene encoding hormogonium polysaccharide biosynthesis glycosyltransferase HpsO, which yields MKILVASHTYIVDLNCEKLRLLSQLEPEIEVTVVVPKKWKPGGVQNKIIETQYREEGKFRIIPISNLSQNHQGLLTFGADLIALLSDFRPQIIQVEQGSKGLAYTETITLNRLLGLKAKNVFFTWWNLPYNLKFPVSLLEKYNLSHSHGIISGNQDGAEILREHGYKGSIKVMPQLGVDETLFTPTPQPELGSKLGIQPDDFVVGFVGRFVPEKGLLTLINALASLRDKSWKVLLLGRGSLKSELMNKAAEYNIQDKIILVESVPHDEVPKYINLMSTLVLPSETNYSLKNITSAGWKEQFGHVLIEAMACKVPVIGSNSGEIPYVIGDAGLIFPEGDPKGLADCILQLMEKPEVAKNLGEMGYEKVMTQYTNKALAKQQLEFYKELITI from the coding sequence ATGAAGATTTTAGTAGCAAGCCACACTTATATTGTAGACCTTAACTGTGAAAAACTACGCCTTCTCTCTCAACTAGAACCGGAAATTGAAGTCACAGTTGTCGTTCCCAAAAAGTGGAAACCGGGCGGTGTTCAAAATAAAATCATTGAAACTCAATACCGTGAGGAAGGCAAGTTTCGTATTATTCCAATTTCTAACTTGAGTCAAAATCATCAAGGACTCCTGACATTTGGCGCTGATTTGATAGCTTTGTTGTCAGATTTTCGTCCCCAGATTATCCAGGTAGAACAAGGTTCTAAGGGATTAGCTTATACTGAGACGATTACTTTAAATCGGCTTTTAGGACTCAAGGCAAAAAATGTCTTTTTCACCTGGTGGAATTTACCATATAACCTGAAATTTCCAGTTTCTTTATTAGAGAAATATAATCTCAGCCACAGTCATGGCATTATTTCGGGTAACCAAGATGGTGCCGAGATATTACGAGAACATGGATACAAAGGTTCCATCAAAGTTATGCCTCAACTGGGTGTTGACGAAACTCTGTTTACTCCCACACCACAACCAGAATTAGGAAGTAAATTAGGAATTCAACCAGATGATTTTGTTGTGGGATTTGTTGGACGCTTTGTTCCAGAAAAGGGATTACTGACTCTGATAAATGCTTTAGCTAGTTTGAGAGATAAATCTTGGAAAGTTTTGCTTTTGGGACGTGGTTCGTTAAAGTCAGAGTTAATGAACAAAGCAGCAGAATATAATATTCAAGACAAAATCATCTTGGTAGAAAGCGTTCCACATGATGAAGTTCCAAAATATATCAATTTAATGAGTACTTTAGTCCTGCCATCAGAAACAAACTACAGTCTCAAAAATATAACTTCTGCTGGCTGGAAAGAACAATTTGGTCATGTACTCATAGAAGCAATGGCTTGCAAAGTCCCTGTTATTGGTTCTAATTCTGGTGAAATTCCTTATGTGATTGGTGATGCTGGATTAATATTTCCGGAAGGAGATCCGAAAGGGCTGGCTGATTGCATACTCCAATTAATGGAAAAACCTGAAGTTGCTAAGAATTTAGGTGAAATGGGTTATGAAAAAGTAATGACTCAGTATACGAATAAAGCTTTAGCAAAACAGCAATTGGAGTTTTATAAAGAACTTATAACTATATAG
- a CDS encoding HD family phosphohydrolase produces the protein MKTQQFFQSLTQKLTFWRRQYKVRHCHTTSSKTSRKDGYRSARVSRSIDKSLKDKNGIDAVSSRWVKVRRSCIVFVITVVCITAVMGQKLYNQPQLQVGTVAPQTIRAPATAKIENKKKTAQKRQAATKSSLPVLMVDERINAEIEQNLQEILQEGNEIRATIGSFPFFDTLVLSVSTQRYLRSCSHWEWQALLLAVENTDKKKSTMLLQKPTSQREQKDATTRRNENTRQVSAFASPYQTASITKKASGSQMQASSPTSQQPSVSGSYAPNTQDLKANDLFQNIGFAQAVAELQAYRLISSKQHFSSVIAQITKTRQGYAQAKSKLTDLVIAKPEIVYDEASILNLSDEDWTKIKIEVQQGLERILTQGISPGLPQNILQNTVSIQVQTFVPKDAEPLASRLLLAVLKPNLKTDQLQTQLRSAKIAAQVEPVTTTVYKGEVIVRQQQKVSAWNFDVLEHYHLIQREISWLGLIQLGSLVSACVGVFAIVEQRIKHSIRQRDRLLVLLLSLSVPLVIMMGTPYTTWSAVGLLLGSFYGPTLGVTVVGLLSLLLPISLEISLIGLVAGVSGGLLGCCVAQRLRSREELALLSVAIALTQGGVYLIIKLLLTAVFGVPVHYLVLEKAGLFALSGLVWSIVGMGLSAYLEKLFDLVTPIRLAELANPNRLLLKKLATETPGTFQHTLFVATLAEAAAKQLGCNVELVRAGTLYHDIGKIHDPMAFIENQMGRPNKHDTEINDPWMSAYIIKKHVSEGLAIARKHSLPSLVQAFIPEHQGTMQISYFYHQAKQMALLDPSLKVNEADFRYDGPIPQSRETAIVMLADSCEAALRSLTDAKPEQALAMLNNILRARWQDNQMVDSGLTREEMTQIAEIFVQVWQQFHHKRIAYPKLSVAKEGTLNSEQSTVNSKQ, from the coding sequence ATGAAAACGCAGCAATTTTTTCAGTCCTTGACTCAGAAGCTGACTTTCTGGCGGCGACAGTACAAAGTGCGACATTGTCATACTACATCATCAAAAACAAGCCGAAAAGACGGATACCGATCAGCAAGAGTGTCACGCTCAATTGACAAATCACTCAAAGATAAAAATGGTATTGACGCAGTGAGTTCGCGCTGGGTGAAAGTCAGGCGCTCATGCATTGTTTTCGTGATCACAGTTGTCTGCATAACAGCGGTTATGGGGCAAAAGTTATACAACCAACCACAGTTGCAAGTGGGGACTGTTGCGCCACAGACAATCAGAGCACCAGCTACTGCGAAAATCGAAAATAAGAAAAAAACAGCCCAAAAGCGCCAAGCTGCAACAAAAAGTTCCTTACCAGTTCTCATGGTGGATGAACGCATCAACGCAGAAATTGAGCAAAATTTACAAGAGATTTTGCAAGAGGGGAACGAAATTCGTGCAACAATTGGCTCTTTTCCTTTTTTTGACACTTTGGTTTTATCCGTCTCTACCCAGCGTTACCTGCGTTCGTGTTCTCATTGGGAATGGCAAGCACTGCTCTTAGCTGTAGAAAATACTGACAAGAAAAAATCGACGATGTTGCTTCAAAAGCCGACAAGTCAAAGAGAACAGAAGGATGCGACAACACGGAGAAATGAGAATACAAGACAAGTTTCTGCTTTTGCCTCACCCTATCAGACTGCTTCCATAACAAAAAAAGCTTCTGGTAGTCAAATGCAAGCCTCATCCCCAACATCACAACAACCCTCTGTTTCAGGTTCTTACGCACCTAACACTCAAGACTTAAAAGCAAATGATTTGTTCCAAAACATTGGTTTTGCACAAGCAGTGGCGGAATTACAAGCATACCGCCTCATAAGTTCCAAGCAACATTTTTCTTCCGTAATCGCTCAGATTACAAAAACACGGCAGGGATACGCTCAAGCAAAATCTAAACTGACAGATTTGGTGATTGCCAAACCAGAGATAGTATACGATGAAGCTTCTATTCTCAACTTGTCAGATGAAGATTGGACAAAAATAAAAATAGAAGTCCAGCAAGGTTTAGAGCGAATTCTTACCCAAGGCATTTCACCGGGACTACCACAAAATATCCTACAAAATACAGTCAGTATACAAGTGCAGACGTTCGTACCGAAAGATGCCGAACCCTTAGCAAGTAGACTTTTGTTAGCTGTACTTAAGCCAAATCTGAAAACAGATCAATTACAAACGCAGCTTAGAAGTGCAAAGATAGCTGCTCAAGTAGAACCTGTGACTACTACTGTTTATAAAGGTGAGGTGATTGTCCGTCAACAACAGAAGGTGAGTGCGTGGAATTTTGACGTACTAGAGCATTATCACCTGATTCAGCGTGAGATTTCTTGGCTGGGATTGATACAGTTAGGGAGTCTTGTCAGCGCGTGTGTTGGTGTTTTTGCAATCGTAGAACAGCGGATCAAGCACTCCATTCGGCAAAGGGATCGCCTATTGGTATTGCTGCTAAGCCTAAGTGTACCATTGGTAATTATGATGGGTACACCTTACACCACCTGGAGTGCTGTTGGGTTATTGTTAGGTAGCTTTTATGGACCAACTTTGGGCGTGACTGTTGTAGGATTGCTGTCACTACTGCTACCCATCAGTCTAGAAATAAGTCTAATTGGTCTTGTCGCCGGTGTATCAGGAGGACTTTTAGGCTGTTGCGTTGCACAACGGCTGCGATCGCGTGAAGAATTAGCACTTCTGAGTGTTGCGATCGCCTTAACACAAGGCGGTGTCTACTTAATCATCAAACTTTTGCTCACTGCTGTATTCGGAGTTCCAGTCCACTATCTTGTACTAGAAAAAGCAGGATTATTTGCTTTATCCGGCTTAGTATGGAGCATAGTGGGCATGGGGTTGAGTGCTTATTTAGAAAAACTATTTGACTTAGTCACTCCAATTCGCCTAGCAGAACTGGCAAACCCTAATCGCCTTTTATTGAAAAAACTTGCGACTGAAACTCCTGGGACTTTTCAGCATACCCTTTTTGTCGCGACTCTTGCCGAAGCTGCTGCCAAACAGCTAGGATGCAACGTCGAACTTGTTAGGGCTGGTACATTATACCACGATATCGGCAAAATACACGACCCAATGGCATTTATTGAAAATCAAATGGGGAGACCGAATAAACACGATACAGAAATTAACGATCCTTGGATGAGTGCGTACATTATCAAAAAGCACGTGAGTGAAGGATTGGCGATCGCCCGCAAGCACAGTTTGCCTTCTTTAGTTCAAGCTTTTATTCCAGAACATCAGGGAACAATGCAAATTTCCTATTTCTATCACCAAGCAAAGCAAATGGCGCTCTTAGATCCAAGTTTAAAAGTAAACGAGGCAGATTTCCGCTACGATGGTCCGATACCCCAGTCACGGGAAACAGCAATCGTTATGTTGGCAGATTCTTGTGAAGCGGCGCTGCGATCGCTCACAGACGCCAAACCAGAACAAGCCTTAGCAATGCTGAACAACATCCTCCGCGCCAGATGGCAAGACAATCAAATGGTAGATTCAGGCTTAACACGAGAGGAAATGACCCAAATTGCCGAAATTTTCGTGCAAGTTTGGCAGCAATTCCATCATAAACGCATTGCTTACCCGAAGTTAAGTGTAGCAAAAGAAGGAACGCTTAACAGTGAACAGTCAACAGTCAACAGTAAACAGTGA
- the hpsN gene encoding hormogonium polysaccharide biosynthesis glycosyltransferase HpsN, whose translation MNLPLISVIVPTYCREEPLRDSLADVLKQDYPNYEVLVVDQTPKHQSETEAYLEELAETNKIKWFRLNWASLPGARNYAVRRAAGEIILFIDDDVQLTPGFLAAHAKNYLEKPEVGAIAGRVFDRMKLGDSGGNLQISYLPPQAMDPGIAWYYIDLVHTIKPQEVLTARGCNMSFRREIFTKYGLKFDERFRGSAVREESDFCLRLRQTGYKIWYDPEADLVHLGEETGGCHDISMRSLQYQLTFYHNHFLMGLKNLTTTQALRLYARLFDCHVLGHPPCNKSGSPIKIVTRGVFFFLGFLKALGTVIQSIWNDGQIYTHMDEQVKII comes from the coding sequence ATGAATTTACCTTTAATTTCTGTTATTGTCCCGACGTACTGTCGTGAAGAGCCACTGCGCGATAGTCTTGCTGATGTTTTGAAACAGGACTACCCAAATTATGAAGTTTTGGTTGTAGATCAAACTCCAAAACATCAATCAGAAACGGAAGCTTACTTAGAAGAGTTAGCCGAAACTAACAAAATAAAGTGGTTTCGTTTGAATTGGGCAAGTTTGCCTGGGGCGCGAAATTATGCAGTGCGACGTGCAGCAGGTGAAATCATTTTATTTATTGATGATGATGTGCAATTAACCCCTGGATTTTTAGCAGCCCATGCGAAAAACTATTTAGAAAAACCAGAAGTGGGGGCTATTGCTGGACGGGTATTTGACAGAATGAAATTAGGTGACTCTGGGGGAAATTTACAGATTTCATATCTTCCTCCCCAGGCAATGGATCCAGGAATTGCTTGGTATTATATCGATTTGGTACATACAATTAAGCCCCAAGAAGTTCTAACAGCAAGGGGTTGTAATATGTCCTTTCGTCGCGAAATTTTTACCAAATACGGTTTGAAATTTGATGAAAGGTTTCGTGGTAGTGCAGTGCGAGAAGAATCTGATTTTTGTTTAAGGTTGCGGCAAACAGGATATAAAATTTGGTATGACCCAGAAGCAGATTTGGTACATTTAGGAGAAGAGACGGGAGGTTGCCATGATATTAGTATGCGCTCTCTCCAATACCAACTCACTTTTTACCACAACCATTTCTTAATGGGGCTGAAAAACCTCACCACTACTCAAGCTTTACGGCTTTATGCTCGTTTATTTGACTGTCATGTCCTTGGACATCCTCCTTGCAACAAAAGCGGTTCACCCATCAAAATTGTGACTCGTGGCGTTTTCTTCTTTTTGGGGTTTTTAAAAGCCTTGGGTACTGTCATTCAATCAATTTGGAATGATGGTCAAATTTACACTCACATGGATGAGCAAGTTAAGATTATTTAA